GCTTAATAGTGATCTAATTGTAACTGATTTTTATATAGAAGAATCGATACTTTATGCTGTCGTAGATGGTCAGGTCGTTATCTTTGATATAACAAATCTCATTGATCCTGTCCAAGTTGGGGAAATTAACTTTTCCGGAAGAAGCAAAGGAATATCATGTAATGGAAATACAGGGTATTTGGCGAATGGCACAAGTGGATTAGAAATATTTGAACTATCCGACCCGGATAATCCACAAGTTATTGGTTCGTATAATGCTACAGGTGATATCGCCGATGTTTTGGTAGAAGGCAATTATGCATATCTGGCAGATGAAGGATTTGGTTTAAGAGTGATAGATGTCTCTAATTCTGCACAGCCGGTAGAAATGGGAAATGTTAGTTTTGATCTTTTTCCATCAATTATGCAGGAAGAGATTAAGCTGTATAAGGGAAACAATATAGTTTATATTCAAGGAGCAAGCACTTATTATGTGGATGTGTCTGTTCCTGGTAATCCTATATATTTAGGAGCGCTATCCGGAGCATACGATATGGATGTTGATAGCAGATATGTTTACATCGCGAACCGTACCTGGTTTGAAATATGGGACATGAGTGTTCCCCAGAATCCTCAGCAACTAACGACTTATTTGGGCGATGGTGAGATGTCTTATTTTGACTATGTTGCTGTTTACGGCATTTATGCTTATCTTAAGGGAAAAGATGGACTTTATGTTGTAGATATTTCAGACAAACAACACCCCGTTCAAGTGAACCTTCTCAATTCGTTTGCTGCTGATGACCTTATTGTGATGGAAATCCATTATCCATACCTTATTGCCGGATACGGTTGGAGGTATAGGGATAACCTTAAAATATATGATTTAGCTGATCCTATTAATCCTGCATACATGGATGCAGTAATAATCCCTGAGAGAATTAGTGATTTGGATAGTTCTGGTAGTCAACTTTACATTGCAGCGGAAAGTGTAGGATTTTACCAGTATAATCTATCAGGCTGTTCACAAATCAACAGAGATGCACCTATTTGTGATTTAAGTTTCGACTATGGTGGTTGGAATTATCCATTTTACCCTGGGGTGCCAGTTGAGTTTAAAGATATATCTACTAATTATCCTACTAGCTGGGTGTGGGATTTTGGGGATGGAACAATTTCAACTGAAAAAGATCCCATTCATACTTTCACAGAATCGGGGCTCTATAAAGTGACGCTAACTGTTGGTAATGCATATGGATCCGATTCTAAATCGTGTTACTGGATTGTATATGACATTTTTGGAATGGGATGTCCTCGCCATCTTGGGACACTGTTAACAAATGAAACTATAGAAACCTGTGAGATAACGAATGATACTCTATATCTATCAGAAGGTAAGGATAGCTTCCTGGTTGTTGATGTCTCTACGCCATCTTTTCCAAAATATTTAAATACTATTGAAATAGAAGGTGATGTTAGGGATTTTCTTGCCTACAACGAAATACTTTATGTAGCCTCAGGTACACGATTATATATTTTTGATATTTCCACCCCGTCGAATCCTATTGTGCTGTCCGTCATTGAAACAGAAAGTGAACTTTACCATATATCCTATTCGGCGAATATCCTGATCACGCTTAGTTTGAATGATCTAACTACGTACGATTTCTCAAATCCGATCAATCCTGTTTTTAGAGGATCATGTGAAATATCTGATTGGTTAGATATTTATACTGCACCAACTATGAACGTACGAGGAGATTTCGTTTTTGTGTTTTTTAACCGTGATCTTTTTATTTATGATGTAGTATCTCAAATGAACCCTATTCTGATAAGTATTTATGGAGACGGAGATTGGCATCCAATTATTGCCGCTGGAGCTGTTGAAAAAACGATGGCATATGTCAATCAGGGTGAATCCGATGGTATCGATATCGTGGATGTTTCAAATTTGGAAAATCCAGAAATAGTGGGAAATCTTCAAGTACCATTAATCTGGAATTCGATAGTTGATATTGATAGCACAGAAGGGTTACTTTTTGTCGGTGGAAATATTCTATTGGTCTATGATCTTTCAAACCTTCAAGCACCCTATCCAATCGGTGAATATGTGGAGCAAGTGAGTAAAATATTTGTTATGGACAATATGTTAGTTGTGATCGGACCCTATGCGGGAAA
This Thermoanaerobaculia bacterium DNA region includes the following protein-coding sequences:
- a CDS encoding PKD domain-containing protein — its product is MARKIILSTIFILVTSMAFSQDCPELVSKWNKGPVSTVTSQGNYLYLGAGANFIIADVRDPSNPIILSKVSLEDYIQDINIKGEHAYVSNESTGFWIINISDPSDPIVEGIYNPYNAVLTSQVSGSYVFLGCQPHFGLQVVDLGNVSSPSWVTAIDIDSSVYAMKIHGDILYLLDQYWGLFLYDISNPFIPLPLGSIRVSAPYSMDIQWPFVIVDRIYEFYVFDVTDPMNPVEVSNCFHEKPMGIMQANESTLYFSWSGLTAWDITDPKQPELIGRVLNSDLIVTDFYIEESILYAVVDGQVVIFDITNLIDPVQVGEINFSGRSKGISCNGNTGYLANGTSGLEIFELSDPDNPQVIGSYNATGDIADVLVEGNYAYLADEGFGLRVIDVSNSAQPVEMGNVSFDLFPSIMQEEIKLYKGNNIVYIQGASTYYVDVSVPGNPIYLGALSGAYDMDVDSRYVYIANRTWFEIWDMSVPQNPQQLTTYLGDGEMSYFDYVAVYGIYAYLKGKDGLYVVDISDKQHPVQVNLLNSFAADDLIVMEIHYPYLIAGYGWRYRDNLKIYDLADPINPAYMDAVIIPERISDLDSSGSQLYIAAESVGFYQYNLSGCSQINRDAPICDLSFDYGGWNYPFYPGVPVEFKDISTNYPTSWVWDFGDGTISTEKDPIHTFTESGLYKVTLTVGNAYGSDSKSCYWIVYDIFGMGCPRHLGTLLTNETIETCEITNDTLYLSEGKDSFLVVDVSTPSFPKYLNTIEIEGDVRDFLAYNEILYVASGTRLYIFDISTPSNPIVLSVIETESELYHISYSANILITLSLNDLTTYDFSNPINPVFRGSCEISDWLDIYTAPTMNVRGDFVFVFFNRDLFIYDVVSQMNPILISIYGDGDWHPIIAAGAVEKTMAYVNQGESDGIDIVDVSNLENPEIVGNLQVPLIWNSIVDIDSTEGLLFVGGNILLVYDLSNLQAPYPIGEYVEQVSKIFVMDNMLVVIGPYAGNTGVHLFDLSGCSMRKHVRPFSGP